A stretch of Arthrobacter sp. NEB 688 DNA encodes these proteins:
- a CDS encoding DUF4193 domain-containing protein, which yields MATDYDAPRKTEEDVSEDSIEELKNRRVDSRSSSVDIDETEQAEGFELPGADLSGEELSVRVLPRQADEFTCSQCFLVHHRSQLASDAGGALVCRDCAA from the coding sequence ATGGCTACCGACTACGACGCTCCTCGCAAGACCGAGGAGGACGTCTCCGAGGACTCGATCGAGGAGCTGAAGAACCGGCGCGTCGACTCGCGCTCCTCCAGCGTCGACATCGACGAGACCGAGCAGGCCGAGGGCTTCGAGCTGCCCGGCGCCGACCTCTCGGGCGAGGAGCTCTCGGTGCGGGTGCTCCCGCGCCAGGCGGACGAGTTCACCTGCTCGCAGTGCTTCCTCGTCCACCACCGCAGCCAGCTCGCGAGCGACGCCGGCGGCGCCCTCGTCTGCCGCGACTGCGCGGCCTGA
- the dut gene encoding dUTP diphosphatase: MGGPTRVPVAVRRLHDDAVLPRYGREGDAGADLSSVAEVTLAPGERALVPTGIALALPPGTVGLVHPRSGLAARHGVSIVNAPGTVDSGYRGEVLVNLVNLDPTESFTVRVGDRIAQLVVQEYLHADFSAADSLPGSARGETGHGSTGGFGPTDTA, translated from the coding sequence GTGGGAGGCCCGACCCGTGTGCCCGTCGCCGTCCGGCGGCTGCACGACGACGCCGTCCTCCCGCGCTACGGCCGGGAGGGGGACGCCGGGGCCGACCTCAGCAGCGTCGCCGAGGTGACCCTGGCCCCGGGGGAGCGGGCCCTCGTCCCGACGGGCATCGCGCTGGCGCTGCCCCCCGGCACCGTGGGGCTGGTGCACCCCCGCTCGGGCCTCGCGGCCCGGCACGGCGTGAGCATCGTCAACGCTCCCGGCACCGTCGACTCCGGCTACCGCGGCGAGGTCCTGGTCAACCTGGTCAACCTCGACCCCACCGAGAGCTTCACGGTGCGCGTCGGTGACCGGATCGCCCAGCTCGTCGTCCAGGAGTACCTCCACGCGGACTTCTCCGCCGCCGATTCGCTTCCCGGCAGCGCCCGGGGAGAGACTGGACACGGGTCCACCGGGGGCTTCGGCCCGACCGACACCGCCTGA
- a CDS encoding inositol monophosphatase family protein, whose protein sequence is MPAGLDLAHLEDVACRVAREAGALVRDERPADLGFSTKSTGTDVVTEMDQRSQELLLERLGALRPDDAVLGEEEGGREGTSGVTWVVDPIDGTTNYLYGVPAYAVSVAAVVGDPTRPGAWRGVAGAVLDPERDELHHAHLGGGAWLTSGAGTRRLRVRATDDLALALVGTGFGYDAAVRARQATVLAEVLPRVRDVRRHGSAALDLCAVATGRLDAYYESGLNAWDRAAGELVAREAGAVVGGSTDEVASRDLTWAAAPGLAEALAALVRPLTARHVGSLGQPA, encoded by the coding sequence GTGCCCGCCGGGCTCGACCTCGCCCACCTCGAGGACGTCGCCTGCCGCGTCGCGCGCGAGGCCGGCGCGCTCGTGCGCGACGAGCGGCCGGCCGACCTCGGCTTCAGCACCAAGTCCACGGGCACCGACGTCGTGACCGAGATGGACCAGCGCAGCCAGGAGCTGCTGCTCGAGCGCCTCGGCGCGCTGCGCCCCGACGACGCCGTGCTCGGCGAGGAGGAGGGCGGCCGCGAGGGGACCAGCGGGGTCACGTGGGTCGTCGACCCCATCGACGGGACGACGAACTACCTCTACGGCGTGCCGGCGTACGCGGTCTCGGTGGCGGCCGTCGTCGGCGACCCGACCCGGCCGGGGGCCTGGCGCGGCGTCGCCGGCGCCGTCCTCGACCCCGAGCGCGACGAGCTGCACCACGCCCACCTCGGGGGTGGTGCCTGGCTGACGAGCGGCGCCGGCACCCGGCGCCTGCGGGTCCGCGCCACCGACGACCTCGCGCTCGCGCTCGTCGGCACCGGGTTCGGCTACGACGCCGCGGTCCGCGCCCGGCAGGCCACCGTCCTGGCCGAGGTCCTCCCGCGCGTGCGCGACGTGCGCCGGCACGGCAGCGCCGCCCTCGACCTCTGCGCCGTCGCCACCGGCCGGCTCGACGCCTACTACGAGAGCGGCCTCAACGCCTGGGACCGCGCCGCCGGCGAGCTCGTGGCCCGCGAGGCCGGCGCCGTCGTCGGCGGCAGCACCGACGAGGTCGCCTCGCGCGACCTCACCTGGGCCGCCGCCCCGGGGCTCGCGGAGGCCCTCGCGGCGCTCGTGCGGCCCCTCACCGCACGGCACGTCGGGAGCCTCGGGCAGCCCGCCTGA